One Flavobacterium cerinum genomic window, AAAGCGATGAAAGCACTTTCACAACACGGTTTAACCAAAGTTGTAGTAAACGGTGAAAGCAAAGTAGTAGAATTGCAATCGTAACCATTCGAATATAAAAACCAAAAGGCTGTCAAAATTGACAGCCTTTTTTATTCATCAACATCTCAATTTTTAGTTTTAAGCATTCAAAAACAGGACTTTATCGACAAAAAAACTCATTTTAAAGAAAATCCGACCAACTAGCATTTTAATTTCTTAATTTTAAATTACTTATCACGGATTTACAACTTAAACCATAAGGCTATGAAAACATTTCTCATCCTTATTCTGAGTATTTTTTCCCTGTCGATTTATGCCCAATCTTCCAATCCGGCACAAACCTCTCTTACGGCCGAGCAAAAAGCTAAAATGGAGGTAAAACGCATGGCTACCGATCTTAATCTAACTGTAAGTCAGCAGCAGCAAATTGAAAAAGTACTGACCGACAATAACCAAAAAACAGGAGACATTAAATTACGCCTTCAATCTGCTAAACCGGAAGAAAACCAAGCTTTAAAAGCCGAATATATCGAAAGCCTAAAAACCTTAAAAACCAATTTAAAAGCCATTCTTACACAAGAACAGCAAAACAAATGGGATCTGATTTACAAACAACGTTTTCAGGGGCAACAAAAGCAAGCTACAACGTCAAATAAACCCTAAAAAAAAGCTGCCTCAAAAAAGAGACAGCTCATTTCTGTTACCGCAATTTGGATATGAGCCATTCTCATTCCGATTGCATTGCCTGACAGGCTATAATTGTAGTATTTTAAAGTCTGTCAGGTCTTTTTTTAAGAACATCGGACAGGTTTTCCTTTTACATCAGAAAACCTATCCGGTGTTTTTATTATAAAGTATAATTCAGGTTAACACTCCAACGGTATTGCGCTTCTGCTCTACCAGTTCTAAAAGCAGCAATTACAAACAACATCACGATATCTTTTAACAAAAGGGCAACATTTCGCTGTTTTATTTAACTTTTATTTAGGTTCACCGATTTTAAACCTTTTAAAACAGTTCCGGTCAAAGCTACATAACAACGTTAAAAAAAAGCATTATGAAAAGATTAGTTTTAGCCGTTTGCCTTTTGGCTACTATGGCAGGTTTCGCACAAGAACAAGGATCCCGAGGTGGTCGTGAGCGTTTAGCACCGGAGCAACAAGTACAATTACAAGTAAAAAAGATGACATTGGATTTGGATCTGACTGCTAAACAGCAAAAAGAAGTAGAAAAACTTTTATTAGATCAAAGTAAAAAACGGGAAGAAGCAAGAGCTGCGCAGGGTGATGTTCGAAAAAATTACAAAGACATGACTTCCGATGAACGTTTTGCACTTCAAAACAAACGTATGGACGACAAAATTGCATTTAAAGGTGAAATGAAAAAAATCCTAAATTCCGGTCAGATGGAAAAATGGGAAAAACAAGGCCAAATGCGTCAGGAAAAAATCACAAAAAGAGGCAGAAACCTTAAAAACAATGCAACTGAATAATTTTTGAGTGTTTTTTTAGTAAAATATCGCAAAATAAATTAGCTTTGGCTTTATAATTCAGCCAATCTATCAGACAATGAAAAAATTTATTGCGTTATTTTTTATGATTATCTCTTTTTCTGTTACTGTTACTGCACAGGATCGCCAAAAAGAGATCGCTAAAAAAGTTCAAAACGACATTACAGCTCTGACTTCTTATATTCCACTTACCGATGAACAGAAAGTTCAAATTTCAAAAGGTCTGGAAATGAAACACCTAAACCTTACACCGGAATTGCCGGAAGGACGAAAAAAGGAGTTGGTTAGAATAGTCGAACATTATTTAAGAGCACCTCTAACTCAGGCACAACTTCAAAAACTGGATGCGAATCCTACTTTAGTGAAACGCCTGGTTTCCGAATAACAAAAAACGCACCTAACGGTGCGTTTTTTTATATTGCTATTTTCCAGTTATAGCTTTTCTGCCACTTTCCCAACGGCTGCAATTGTATTATCCAAATCTTCATAAGACAATGCATCCGTAATAAACCAGGTTTCGTAAGCTGACGGAGCAATATAGATACCTTCCTGAAGCAATCCGTGGAAAAACTTCTTAAAGGTTTCATTATCGCCGTTTTTAGCCGTATCAAAATCAACAACCGGTGTTGCGTCAAAATGAACGGAAATCATTGATCCTACACGGTTAATTGTAAACACAACACCGGCTTTTTCCAATTGTTCCCGAATTCCTTTCTCCAGATAAGCTGTTTTTTGTTCCAAACGATCAAAAAGACCTTCATTTTTATTGATGTCGCTAAGCATCGCAAGACCCGCAGCCATTGCTAACGGATTTCCGGACAACGTACCGGCCTGATAAACCGGTCCTAACGGAGCCAGATAATTCATGATTTCATTTCGGGCTGCAAATGCACCAACAGGCAATCCGCCTCCGATTACTTTTCCGAAAGTTACGATGTCTGCTTTTACATTAAACAATTCCTGAGCTCCACCTTTAGACAAGCGGAATCCCGTCATTACTTCATCAAAAATAAGCAAGGTTCCGTTTGCATCACAAAGCGTTCTTAAACCTTGTAAAAATCCGTCTTGCGGCGGTACACATCCCATATTTCCGGCAACCGGTTCTACAATGATCGCTGCTATTTCATTTTTATTCGCTTCGAATAATGACCGTACGTTATCTAAATCGTTATAACGAGCCAAAAGGGTATCTTTTGCTGTTCCCTGCGTCACACCCGGACTATTAGGTGCTCCGAAAGTAATCGCTCCGCTTCCCGCCTGAATCAGGAAAGAATCGGAATGACCGTGATAACATCCGGCAAATTTTATGATTTTGTCGCGATTCGTAAATCCACGTGCCAGTCGGATTGCGCTCATACAAGCCTCCGTTCCGGAGTTTACAAATCGGATTTTTTCGATACCCGGCACCATTGATACTGCCAGTTTTGCAATTTCCGTTTCTAATTCCGTCGGCATACCGAAAGAAGTTCCTTTTTTCGCTTTTTCCACCACAGCCGTTACTACCGGTTCGTAGGCATGTCCCAAAAGCATTGGTCCCCACGAATTGATATAATCGATCAGACGATTTCCGTCTTCATCATACAAATAAGCTCCTTTCGCTTCTTTCACGAAAATCGGAGTTCCACCAACCGATTTAAACGCACGAACCGGTGAATTCACTCCGCCCGGTAAAACTTCTGATGCTTCAGCAAACAGCTGACTGCTTCTTTTATATAACATTATTATGATTTTACTTTTATTACTTGACCAATTGAAATTGCATTTGAAGTCAGGTTGTTGATTTTCATTAATTCATCAACCGTTAAATTGAATTTTCTGGAGATTGAATACAATGTATCACCTTGTGCAACCCGATATGTTCCGGCACCGGTTTCTACACTTACCGTTGCCGTATCTTTTTTAATCACCGGTTTTGTATAACCGCTTCCCAATACTTCCGAATCGTATTTATAAAGTTCATATCGTTCAATAAGTCCGATTAATTTATCCGGATATTTCGGATCGGTAGCATATCCTGCGCTTTTTAAGCCTTTAGCCCAGGCCGCGTAATCCCCTTTTGGCAATTTGAACAGCGCAGCATACCGGCTTCGGGTTGTGAGAAACAGCGAGTGATCCCGGAATGATTCGGCCGGATCGCTATATTTACGGAAACATTCCTGTTCGGCATCATCATCATGACGCACACTATCACCGGTCCATCCCGTATGACATTTTATTCCAAAATGATTATTTGCTTTTATACACAAAGTTCCCACTCCGGCACCGGATTCCAATATTCCCTGTGCCAATGTGATACTGGCCGGAATTCCATGATTTCGCATGTTTTCTTTTGCCGTTTCATTGAATTTCCCAATGTAGGCATTTACGATTTCCGTGGTTACTTTTATTTTAGATGTTGCTTCCAAAACCTCAGAAGGCCTCGAATTTTCCGAAGATGACGAATTATTTCTCGTTGTTCCCGAGTGTGATTTTACTGTAGTATGTTTTTTGGTTGTTGTAATTTTCGTTGGCGTGGTACGCACTTTTGAAGAACCACAACTGACAACCAATGCAAGTGTTAGCAGCAGGCAAATCTTTTTAATCATTATTTTTATTTTTACAGACTTTGCTTTTATTTCATTTCTATAATCAACGGTAATTTTTTTCGGGTCAATACTTTATTCATTCCTTCAACCCCCTGTAATCCTCCTGTATGAATCATCAAGATAGCTGATTTTTCCGGAAAATACCCTTTTTTTATTAAATCCAGAATACCAAATGCCATTTTTGCGGTATAAACCGGATCCAACATTATATTTGTTTCGGCATAGAACGTATTAATAAAACGAACCAGTTCCGCATTTATTTTTGCATAACCTCCGAAATGATAGTCATTTATCAAATTCCAACGGTCGTTATTTACAAATTTACAAATCTCTTCAGATAAAAACGAACCTTTTAACGCCGGAAAGCCAATTACTCTTTGTTTCTCTCCACAGGAATTGATCAATCCTGAAATCGTTCCTCCGGTTCCGACTGCACAGCATATATGCGTAAACACTGTTCTATCCGTATCATCTAAAATTTCCTCACAACCTTTTACCGCCAATGCATTTGTTCCGCCTTCCGGCAACAGGTAAAAAGCGCCATGTTTGACTTTCAGACTTTCTAAAAAGTATACTTCTTCTTTATCCCTATAGGCTTCTCTTGAAACAAAATCAAATTTCATGCCTTGTTGCTGAGCCAATCGCAGCGTGGCATTATCCCGGATCTGATCTTCCAGTTCTTCCCCTCTTATTACACCTATCGTTTCCAATCCGAAATGCGCTCCGGCGGCAGCTACCGCCGCAATATGATTGGAGAATGCACCACCGAAAGTAAGTAGTTTGTTATAACCTTCGTTTCGGGCTTGTTCCAGGTTGTAATACATCTTTCGGAATTTATTCCCCGACAAAAACGGATGAATCTGATCTTCCCTTTTAATCGTCAGTGTAATTTCGCCGGGAAACGAAAAAGGCAATACCTCATTATGACTTTTCATAGCTGCAAAAATATCACTTTAAACAAAAACAGCTCCCGATTGGAAGCTGTTTTTGAACATCATGTATAAATTTTAATTTTTTATTATGATTTTTTTACTTATTTCCTGATTATCTGAAGTGATCATTTTAACAATATAAATTCCGTCACTTAATCCGGATGTCGGAAATGTATACGTTGTTTTACTTCCCAGTTTTGTTTTTTCAAAAATTGTTTTTCCTACTACATCATACAACGAAAGTGAATTCAGATCCAACAGCATCGGATTCGAAACATTTAAAGCATGTCCGCTGTTGTCCTGATATACAACAAGACTATTTTTAATATTTTCCCCTAATCCCAGATTACTTTCCTGTTTAAATGTGATTTCATACCTCGTTTTATTTGTTCCGGCCGGTAAGTTTAGTTCATGTACGCCGTTTTTGATATCGTAATACAAGTTATTCACTTTATCATGAAGGTAAATATTTTCCACCTGATCGGCATTAATGATATCTTTAACCGTAATTCTATAATTAGCCGCAGCTGCATTTCTAAATCCGACCGGAATCTTTTTATCTTCATCAAATGCAATCATATTTATGATATAGTCTTTATCTTCGATCACAAAGAACATATCCGAAGGTAATGCGTCATCAGAAGCAATAGCGTCCATTCCTCGGTCTATACCATCTGTAGCTTCCGGATGAAAACCGATTACTCCTTGTCTGATTCCCTGATTATCGATTAAAGTATTTATTCGTATTTGCGGATGCGGTCTTTTGGATTCATTCGTATAATCAATACCTGAGACTGCCATTACATTTGGGAAAGCCTCATCTGTCAGATTCGGATTATAAGAAGTTGTATTGGCAACATTAGCCAACGTATTTGAAACCGTATTTTTTTCAAACTGGGAATTATTAACAGCTCCTTCTCTTACAAAAACACGATATCGGTTTCGCATGGTTATAATACCGGCGCTACCACCGGTAACCAGGAATCCCTGTCCGATGGGAGAGAAACGTCTCTGATAATAATTTCCGGGTGTTGCTGCTATCGGTCCCTGATTTCCTCCGGAGTCATAAGAATAAAAAACAGCCGGTGTATAAATTCCGGATCCGGCGGTACCGGCCAGTACTTGTGACAATGTTGCTGCCGGTGAAAAAGTTCCGTAACCGCCTTTATAATTGGCCAATGTATGCGAATTTACCGTTTTATCCTGTTCCCAAAACTGAGCCGTTCCGTCACAAGCCGCATTATCCAAAAGGAAGTAGCTCAGATCGATTGCTGAAGGGTACGGATTTCCGGTTAGTGTTTGTTGCCCTGGTGAGCAGTTGATATCAATGTCACCATCATTAGGTCGCCCTCTGAAATCGATACGCTGCTGACTTCCCGGATTATTCGCAACTACTCCATCGACGTTAGTCACATCAGTTCCTGCCGTTCCTTTCATTGCAAACCCTTCTCCGGCGAATATCGTTTGTCCGCCTCCTACATAAACCCATTGTGAATAGGCGGTAGCATTTACAAATTTCCATAACCATCGCGCTGATATTGACAACGGATTCGCTTGTCCGTCATAGTTACCATAAGGTAAAATTGTAGCAGCCGTACTATTGGTAATATCCGTTGGTCTGAAAAACATATTATTGACATTACTTCCTATATTACCGGTGACATTTTCCTGCGCCGCTACAACCGATCCTACCGGGGAACACCAGTAATTATAATCGTAATTATCGGCTGTTCCTTCCTGAAAGACCGAGATTTTCCCTGCTCCCCGATTTGTTGTTGTCGTTGTGCCACCCTGTAATAACTGTCCACCTCTACGGAGATAAAGGTTTCCTTCGTTACCAGAAGCATACGACAGTATTACTTCCTGTTTTACAAACAGCATTTCGTTATTTACAAAAACATAGCTGCTTGGACTTACATAAATCTGTGCATGACTTAAATAAGTCGCACTCAGAAAAGCTATTACTAAAAGACTTTTTCGAAACATACCTAAATTGTTTTAACCTGTTATTAAAGATACGCTATTTGAACGCTCAGGAATTATAACGGGACATATTAGTCAAAAAGAGGGACATACTTTTCTTTTCATACCATATCAAGAGCTTAACCCAATAAAAACCTGTATTCATGTTAAATTTAATTATTTTCCTTCACATATTAACCTAATTACATAAAAAACAGCAATACAAAAATCACAAAACAATAATTACGCTCCATCTACTTACCTAACGCCAATTTATTAATTAGCAAAACATTACCTCGCAATCCCTACACAGCTGTAATAAGGTCAAAGCACGACATTTCTAGTACATTAAATCCCACTACTTATTTTGATCAATTAAATAGCCAGTACTTTACACATTATAATATGATCAATATTTCAATCGATAACAATCACTAATAATTTAATTACTCATTAAACATGTCAGACCATTACACACACACTCGAAAAACGTTCTACTGTTTAAAAAGCATAAGGACTCGCTGCTCAACAAGCTTTAAATCTTATACCATTTTATTTTTTAAAACACTGGCTATCTTCTTTTTTTGCTATCAAACCGGGTTTTCACAGGTTGATCGCTATACTTTTTCGGAAAGCAGTACTACTTATTCACAAATTAATAACGGTACAAATCTTTTTCCTATAGGCTGGAATAACAATTCCAGTTCTAACATTCCTATAGGGTTCACTTTTAATTTCAACGGTACTGACTATACCACCTGTACCGTTTCTTCCAATGGTTTTATTTCTTTCGGAGGAATGAATCTTGATACAAGTAACATAACCAATCCTATATCTTCCAACGCATCATATGACGGTGCTATAAGTGCATTAGGAATGGATCTTATGAATGTACAAGAGCAATCTCCGATTATCTATAAAACTATAGGAACCGCTCCAAACAGAACGTTTATTGTACAATGGGTTAACATCAGAAGAGTTTCAGCAGTCGGTTCTTTAAACTTTCAAATACGACTCGAAGAGTTTACCAATATTATAAAACTTATATATGGTCCTAATGCTATATGGCAATTTAACAATGGCGGTCAAGTAGGTCTAAGAGGCCGGAACAATACCGACTTCAACAACAGAGCTCAAATAGACATTAATTCACCTTGGGCTAACAACACTAGAAAGGCAACTACAAACTCAGCAAGACTTAAGGTTGGCGCATTTTCTCCTCCCAATAACGGCTTAACCTATACATGGACACCCAATATTCCGTCGGCAATGATTGTTAATCAATATGAGTTTAGTGAAACTACCGGTCAATATGTCCAAATTGATACCGGTACAACAAACGCTTTTCCTTCTCTCCCAGCCTGGAGTAATGCTGCATCTCTTAATATCCCTATAGGATTTCCATTTAACTTCAACGGTCAGGAATACTCTAATTGCACCATTGTTACTAACGGATTTATCGCCTTTGGAAAAACTGATGCCAATACCGGGCTTATAACTAATCCTATATCTTCTAATCAATACTATGCAGGAGCCATAAGTGCATTAGGAACAAATTTAAGGACAATAGATGCAACTAGTACCGCTACCTATCAAACAACTGGCTCTGCTCCTAACAGAACTTTTATAGTACAATGGAAAAACGTTAAATCTGAAACACAAGGCGGATATTACAATTTTCAAATACGTTTAAACGAATCAACCAATATTATTGACATCATATACGGATCCATTGCCCCGACCGGTGATTTAATAAATGCTCAGACAGGACTTAGAGGCTTCGATAATACTGACTTTAACAACAGAGCTAAAAATTCCAATTCCAACTGGGATAACAATACTTCGAAAGGAACATCCAACACGGCTACTGTTAGTACCGGCCCGGACAACATTCCTTCATCGGGAACTATTTACTCCTGGAGGCCTATTTATAAAAACTGGAACGGATCCGACCACAATTGGAATGACCCGAACAACTGGCTACCGGTTGGCGTACCAACAAAAATCAACAATGTTATTATAGGGGCAACCACTGATAACAATTATCCGATTATCGGTGGAAACAATTTTAGAGCTTTAGCAAAGACACTTTCCATTAATCGCAATGGACGTCTGGATATCGCATCCGGAAACAGTATTGATCTTGTTAATACAATTTATGTACAAATAAACAGTAACTTTTCTATTGAGAATAATGCCAGCATCATACAAACCGACACAATATCCAATCGTGGGAAAGTGGCCATCAAACGTACAACCCAACCTATGAACCGTTATGATTTTACTTATTGGAACTCTCCCGTAACGCTTGCTTCCCGTTTTACATTAGGAATGCTATCACCTAATACTTTAGCTGATAAATACATAAAATG contains:
- the hemL gene encoding glutamate-1-semialdehyde 2,1-aminomutase, which gives rise to MLYKRSSQLFAEASEVLPGGVNSPVRAFKSVGGTPIFVKEAKGAYLYDEDGNRLIDYINSWGPMLLGHAYEPVVTAVVEKAKKGTSFGMPTELETEIAKLAVSMVPGIEKIRFVNSGTEACMSAIRLARGFTNRDKIIKFAGCYHGHSDSFLIQAGSGAITFGAPNSPGVTQGTAKDTLLARYNDLDNVRSLFEANKNEIAAIIVEPVAGNMGCVPPQDGFLQGLRTLCDANGTLLIFDEVMTGFRLSKGGAQELFNVKADIVTFGKVIGGGLPVGAFAARNEIMNYLAPLGPVYQAGTLSGNPLAMAAGLAMLSDINKNEGLFDRLEQKTAYLEKGIREQLEKAGVVFTINRVGSMISVHFDATPVVDFDTAKNGDNETFKKFFHGLLQEGIYIAPSAYETWFITDALSYEDLDNTIAAVGKVAEKL
- a CDS encoding glucosaminidase domain-containing protein; the encoded protein is MIKKICLLLTLALVVSCGSSKVRTTPTKITTTKKHTTVKSHSGTTRNNSSSSENSRPSEVLEATSKIKVTTEIVNAYIGKFNETAKENMRNHGIPASITLAQGILESGAGVGTLCIKANNHFGIKCHTGWTGDSVRHDDDAEQECFRKYSDPAESFRDHSLFLTTRSRYAALFKLPKGDYAAWAKGLKSAGYATDPKYPDKLIGLIERYELYKYDSEVLGSGYTKPVIKKDTATVSVETGAGTYRVAQGDTLYSISRKFNLTVDELMKINNLTSNAISIGQVIKVKS
- a CDS encoding 1-aminocyclopropane-1-carboxylate deaminase/D-cysteine desulfhydrase yields the protein MKSHNEVLPFSFPGEITLTIKREDQIHPFLSGNKFRKMYYNLEQARNEGYNKLLTFGGAFSNHIAAVAAAGAHFGLETIGVIRGEELEDQIRDNATLRLAQQQGMKFDFVSREAYRDKEEVYFLESLKVKHGAFYLLPEGGTNALAVKGCEEILDDTDRTVFTHICCAVGTGGTISGLINSCGEKQRVIGFPALKGSFLSEEICKFVNNDRWNLINDYHFGGYAKINAELVRFINTFYAETNIMLDPVYTAKMAFGILDLIKKGYFPEKSAILMIHTGGLQGVEGMNKVLTRKKLPLIIEMK
- a CDS encoding T9SS sorting signal type C domain-containing protein — protein: MFRKSLLVIAFLSATYLSHAQIYVSPSSYVFVNNEMLFVKQEVILSYASGNEGNLYLRRGGQLLQGGTTTTTNRGAGKISVFQEGTADNYDYNYWCSPVGSVVAAQENVTGNIGSNVNNMFFRPTDITNSTAATILPYGNYDGQANPLSISARWLWKFVNATAYSQWVYVGGGQTIFAGEGFAMKGTAGTDVTNVDGVVANNPGSQQRIDFRGRPNDGDIDINCSPGQQTLTGNPYPSAIDLSYFLLDNAACDGTAQFWEQDKTVNSHTLANYKGGYGTFSPAATLSQVLAGTAGSGIYTPAVFYSYDSGGNQGPIAATPGNYYQRRFSPIGQGFLVTGGSAGIITMRNRYRVFVREGAVNNSQFEKNTVSNTLANVANTTSYNPNLTDEAFPNVMAVSGIDYTNESKRPHPQIRINTLIDNQGIRQGVIGFHPEATDGIDRGMDAIASDDALPSDMFFVIEDKDYIINMIAFDEDKKIPVGFRNAAAANYRITVKDIINADQVENIYLHDKVNNLYYDIKNGVHELNLPAGTNKTRYEITFKQESNLGLGENIKNSLVVYQDNSGHALNVSNPMLLDLNSLSLYDVVGKTIFEKTKLGSKTTYTFPTSGLSDGIYIVKMITSDNQEISKKIIIKN